The Rosa chinensis cultivar Old Blush chromosome 7, RchiOBHm-V2, whole genome shotgun sequence DNA segment TGTTGAGGTCAACAGATATGCCCATGATATATGTACTTTCTTCAGATGTAGTGTTTTTCTGGTCCTCAGTTGCAACAATTTCGTTGGCAACCCAGGTGTACCGGAAACAGGTAAATAGATCCAACTATTTCTGTTCAAGCGTCACTTCTGAAATTACATTGTGTTTGATATTCGACTGAGCCTCTCTAGATCTTGAGTACATGCTATTGGCCCGAAACAGATGACGTTGAACAAAGCATAACAAGAAACAATCAAAGGTCAACCAATCGTTTCTGCAGTTATCTCATTATCTCTGATACCACATAAACACAATAACGTGGAACCTGTATAAACAAAAAGAATTGAAATATTCAAGACCCCGCTAGATATGGCCACTTCTAAGCAATTTTGAATAAACTGGAGTACAAAACGAAAGGCATTCCTCAAATCACAAACAGAAGCAAGTCCTCTACATACCCGCTTTTGGTCATTTGTGGGAGTAAAATGCAATATACAGCAGACTAATTCACCTTCTCAAAGAATTCAAACAATATTAAACACCAGAAACATAATTGAGAAATAAAATTTACAGTGAAAGAAGCACTCCCATATTTtcccctttcttttttcctttcgcAAATTCCATGCCTCATGAGTTCCAGCAGAACCAAGCATGTATTTGTTGCTGTGTAACGCATTCATGAATCAACCTTGCTTGCATGTGAAGAAACTTCAATTATTGCTAATATGCAATATGGTTTTTATTTGTATCATCCCCTAAACCTAACAACAACGCAAGATATATCATCTTTACTATCTCTTTTCAAAGCTTCAGCTGTTAACTCCTTAGCCGCCTTCATAGGGTCTTTAATTTTTCTTGCAATATCAACTGCCTCTTGATTACCCATTACCTGGATTATCAACACAGGAAAAAAGTAATTTTCAGGCAAAGGTTCATTCTAATCTAGTCGTAACTCATAAGTGTTACAGACTGGTTGGGTGAATTCTTCTAGGCATATGGCTAATCTAATAaagcaagaaaaaagaaaagagagaattgAGGTAGaaaaattcaccttccaaagGCCATCACTGGCAAGGATTAGAACATCTGTATTCATGTCTATGTAAGTATCCTGTATGTCTGGGTCTGATCGTAAATGCGACTTGAGGCTTTTGTCTCCAAAAGCACGAGACACTGCCAGCTGCCCATTAACTCTAGGTACATCTCCTGAAGCAAAAGAGTGGAAGAGATGTCAGTTCAATAAGAGGCTTAGCATAACCTCAGTTACTACATTTTGTTTTATAGCAATGATACACATGTTTTGTGCAGAAAACGTGACAAGTATAATAGAAAAGAACCATAACTGTGCAACAGACAAATACATCAAGATATAACGGCCTTTGTATAATTAGTAAACTAGTGTTAAAGCTCTAACAGACAAACACAAGTTTCAGATTTGGATGGTAAAgttagagagaaaaatggaggaAATGATTAAAGCATGTTAAAGGTAGATCATCAGACCCAAAATCAATTGCAATTCGTGATCAAGATCTTGTATATGGTAATGCAGAgcaatttcaaaaagaaaattatctGTGTGTGATTACTATAGTTCCACTTCGCGTTACTGAAACAAGGTTATGAAGCAATTGAATATGCTTATGTGAAGCATGTGTAACCAAATGCGGCCcatccacataaataaattGCTCCATTGATACCAGCACAGCGTCCAGGCCGGTAATCTAAAAACTGTCATGCAAGACTTAGATTTGATGCTGGACACTATGAATGAGAACATTATGCACAAAATGGTTAAAGCATTGTACGAAAACTCGGGCACAAGAAAAATATATACTACAATGCCGATCTAATGCAGACCAAGATGTCTGAAGGGCAATTTTAAAAATGCCCAAAATCCAGTACACGGACTCAATCGCAACTCTTCTGAAAAATGTTTACGCGTACCCAAGCACTTCAACTTTGGCATCCAGCAATACAAGAAAAATGTCACCCGTGGTTTTTCGGGTAAGTGAAACTGAAAAGGGAAATCCTGATTTTCTTGGCAAATTCTACTCGAGGAGTTTGATActtcaataaaataaaataaaaatatgaaaaGGGAAAAGTAGGCAGCGCAATAGAAACCGCTTCTTCCAAGCTTGGATCCACCATAAAATCAAACAGAAATGATCACAAAGAAAACTGTTGAGACCAATTCCCAGGGAACAAAGCACCATCATTACAAAGATGATGATAGAAGGTCGATTTTCAAGCTATTGGCCCATGTCCTTCCTGAGATTACAATCCTTCTTGGAGCAAAAGCCCTTTTTATCTTGTGCCTAGTGTCATCTAACCTTTAGTTAGCAGCTACAAAAAGACAATATCTAATAACCTGGTATCATCCCACTTTGAACAAAATTCCTTCGATAAAAAATCACTGTTTGCTAACAGGCTGACAGGAGAGAACATTCTAATATCTAATGACAATATGGAATCAGCTTCTACTATTCCTACAGCAAGGACCAGGTTGAGAGTTCTCTCTTCTGCAGAAGTTCTCTAATCTCTAGAGATAACAAGTTACAACTTCTTTGTATTCAGATAGCTACACTTGTGACCTATAAATAGAGCAGGCtaaagtttcttttcttttcttttctttttctactttGTTATATTCACTTATGTGGAGACTTGAAGTTGCTTTGGATTTAAATATTCTGAATAACGTGATTCCATCACGTGCAAAGTAATCAAACAACGATACATGtctatcttctctttctttctttctctatttGTATAAATATATGAACATCACATATCACAAAACAAACAGATTATGAACATGCTTCAACTCTATTTTGTATTGAACTGTTCAATGTTTTTGAATGCTTTAGATGCTAGATAACCAATGGCCCCTGAAGCTGCAGATGTCCAGGGATGGACCAACAATAATTATGAAGCTAACAGTGAGAGCATTCACATTACAGGCTAGGAATGTTCACTTAGTGATGGAAAAACAACATATTAACAGATGGAGCACAACTTAAAATAGTGGGTGGCCAatcattttatttcttcttcagaAACCGGATTCAAAAATCACATTTTTACTCGAGTATTTTGCACGTTGAATTAACTTTCTAAACATCGGTGGTGTAAAATACCTGGCATGTTTGAGACAAAGCCACCTTTGTTTTCAATGCTGCCTCGTTCAGTATTGGGTTCATGGTCTATTGACATCTGTACTGCCCGACCCTCCTTTGAAAGAACTGCCCGCGAATCTCCGACGTTGGCCACATATAACCGCTGACCATTTAACAATATTGCAGTGACAGCAGTGGACCCGCCACGCCCCAAGTCAGTGCTATGCGAGAGAATTGCCTGGTCTGTCCTCTCATAGGCTTTTGAGATAGATCTGTTAGGGTCGACCCAAAATTCTTCCTAAAATTAAAAATCGAAAGTGTAAGAATACGTAAATTTGGAAACCccagaagaagggaaaaaacaAAAGACGAATAGACTAGAGCAATAGAAGGAATCATCTGAAAAAAGTAGCAATACCTCCTTAAGAATATTTGGAAACAAATGCTTCTGTAAGTATTGAGGCACGGTGTCTCCCAAATGGCCATCATATATAGCAAACAATCCTAACTCATGTCCCTGGGACCTAACGAACTTAGCAACATGATAATCCTCCATTGGATGATTAGCTTTTCCTTTTACCAGGCTGAAACCATACTTAATTAACCCTCATTGTTTTTTCCCTTACCAGAGCTCGACGATGACCGTCCTCCATACTgcataaaaaaaatcataattaagAAACTTCAATATTGTATCGTCCAGAAACAAGCTTTATagagaagaaaataatttttttcagttttcatttaGCTGGAAAAGCCTATATTATCCCTTTCCATCTGTACTCAAGCTTAGAGAAATCAAATTTCTAAAACTCAAGATTCTTTTAAGAATCAGGAACTACAAAACAGAGCCTAATTATGTGATTAAAAAACAGTACACCAAGAGAACAGGTAGTTTGAAATACGTTGGTTCAAATTGCTTAAAAGTCCAACTTGTTAGTTCAACTCACAAGTTCAGCACCTGTAAAATTGTGCCCATATACTATTCGTACCCAGTTTCAGAAATCCAGCATAAGAAAGTAAAAGGAGCAGGATCAATAAAATGCCCAGTGTTGACGGTAGAACAATCAAAAGCACCTCAACTAACTAGATGAATCACAGTAATTCATAACATACTCAGGAAACCAAcaattcatgaaaaaaaaacagaaaaaaaataaataaatgaatatgAGCTATCATGGCTCCTCCATAAGCCAAAAAGAGTATATTAATCCAACTTATCATTAACAAAATTCTCAAATCCACACCTATAAAAATTTGGTCTGATAACACAATTCTAGTATTCTGATAACTGCTCTAGTTTCACAAATcgtgagaaaagaaaaggatcaGGATCTGTAGAATACCCAAAAGCACCTCAATTCATACCACAGTAATTCACAAGATCAGCAAAGAAAAGAGTACaggaaattaaaatttaatatCACACAAAAAATGAACATGAACTATCACGGCAGCCCATAATCCCAACGAATATTGATCCAACTAGTCATACACAGAATTGTCAAACCCACCCAAAAATAGGGGCATATTAATTGAAAGACATCaattaaatcaaacaaataaTTGAAAAACCATACTCATCAGATAAGACATCAGATTGAGCAAGCACACATCAAAcaggaaacaaagaaaaattcagAGAATTTTagagcccaaaaaaaaaaaaaaactatagaaACATGATCATCACCTGAGAATTGGAAGCACTGAAACAGCACAACCTCTCCATCAAAAACAAAGTACTCTGGAGCTAAATCCTCAACATCCACCACCTGAAATCACCTCCAATCAAAATTCCAAACCAAACCCACCTCCCAAAACCACAAAAACTGCTTGAAATTCCTCAAGCTGCACCACCAGAACACAATTCAATCACCAAAAACCAAAGCAGAGCAAAAACCCCCCTTTGAAAAATACGACAACCTAAaacccagaagaaaaaaaaaaacccactgaaaaaaaaaccaaaaacaagtgAAAACACAAACTGGGTATCCGAGATTTTGGTCTTACCCATCCAATTAAAGCTAAAGACGATGGCTTTGGGGCTTCTCTCTTTAGTTTTGGCGGTggcccttttcttcttcttatgacTTCGCACAACCAAAAATTCAATAATAAAAGCAGAACGGTGATGATGAcgattaataaaaaattaaaagagagaacaaatatgAAACCTTTTTTTCtctaaccaaatttttttttattaaaatacaaaaaaagattaaaacttTTGAGCAAAGCTCTTGAGAAATATGGGAGTCTGGAAATTCTTGGATATTTTTATATTGAATTCATTAAGTCTCTGCCATTAAACAGAAACTTCCTCCTGGGTGTTGACTTCTCTGCTTCAACTGTTTTTTGAGTAGAGTTTCTATCTTTCCTAGGCtactgttttgttttcttttgctacttttgtttttacttttttacatcACACGGTTTCGGTATTTTTACCTTTTGTACACGCGGTTTCGTATTTATTAAATGTCAGAGGGATATACCATGTCGATATTTGGTCTTTGcccaaagttttgattttgtttgacCAAAGGGTGGAAATTTGTGGTAGGGGGGTGTGTATCTGTTCCGGATCATCCATTTTCAAGACATATTTTGTACTGTCATAGGTTCGTCGGTTTCATACTAACATTTAGTTTAGTAAGTTTAGTAGTAAGACATTTCTCTTCAATAAATTATTAAGAATAGTCTTCTATTTGACTCGACAACTCATTTATTACCTGGAGAAATAATTACTTATAACCGCTCAACTTATATCTTGATATTTTCGGTCCTTTGCATTTGCAAGTCCCTCAATAGTAAC contains these protein-coding regions:
- the LOC112178738 gene encoding LOW QUALITY PROTEIN: probable protein phosphatase 2C 10 (The sequence of the model RefSeq protein was modified relative to this genomic sequence to represent the inferred CDS: inserted 1 base in 1 codon), whose product is MERLCCFSASNSQYGGRSSSSSGKGKNNEGXIKYGFSLVKGKANHPMEDYHVAKFVRSQGHELGLFAIYDGHLGDTVPQYLQKHLFPNILKEEEFWVDPNRSISKAYERTDQAILSHSTDLGRGGSTAVTAILLNGQRLYVANVGDSRAVLSKEGRAVQMSIDHEPNTERGSIENKGGFVSNMPGDVPRVNGQLAVSRAFGDKSLKSHLRSDPDIQDTYIDMNTDVLILASDGLWKVMGNQEAVDIARKIKDPMKAAKELTAEALKRDSKDDISCVVVRFRG